ATCCGATGGTTCGGTTTGAGGGTGAGCTGCGTAAAGAGGCCGTCCTTCAGCGATTTGGTTCGTCGCTCGTGGGGCTTGAAGAGGAGCCTTGGTCGCTCTCCTTGTTCGACTTCGTCAACACGAGGCCTTTCAAGTACTTCGACGATGACTTGGTGCAGAGCGTGTTGGACTTCTATGAGAAGAACTCGACCCAGGCCGTTGCTGCGATCGAATCGCTGGATCGCGAGCTAACGCACGCGGTTCACGCGCTAGTGACGCCTGGGCCGAGTTGGGATGCTGAGCACCTTCCCTCCCTGTCTTCGCCGAGCGACTACGCGGAGCTTGAGCAGGTGTGGTTTCCAGAGTATCAGCGCTACGCCGAGCACGCGTTCAACCACTTGATCAACTGTCCTCTGTCCGTGTTTGCGCAGCTTCGAAGTCGCCAATACTGTGGTCAGACACTCACCAACCGTGCCGAGAGCCTAGGCAAGCTCGGATTTCGGCCCCTTGTCGAAGGGTTTCGTGGAGCAGTCCGTAACGCGATCTCGCACGGGAACACGGAATTCGCTGTCGCGGCGATTCGCTTCGTAGACCGAAAAGCAACTGAGGAACTTACGCCTGGAGAGTTCCTGCACCTGTTTGATGAGCTAGTGGCAGCCTGCCATGCCCTCACGCTTGGCCTTCTTCTGTTCATCGCAAGGAACACAAGCCTCTTCTCGGGCCGTTCAATCCCGCTTGGAGCTACTTTGTTGGCCCTTCGAGGAGCTGGCTCATACGGCCGGCTCACGGTCGAGCGACTGATCCCGATGGAAGTCCTGGGAGGAAGACAACAGCTCGCAGTGATTTGCTCAGCGCCAATGCCTTCCCAGACAATGCAGACCTTCGAGGCTCTCTATTTGGCGGCACGAGCACAGGACTTTGGAGCGACGAGCTTCGAGCGGATCGCCCTTACCTTTGATACCGGCCATGCAACGAGCGGGTCCATCTTCCTGGACGCTTCCAAGCTCGCGAAGCTTCGGCGGGATGGTGGTCCGGCTGAGGCTCTAGGTGAAGTCGTTGAGACAAGCATGCTCTGGCACGACAGCTCTAACCTTGCTAGACGAATCCACGTGGCTGGAATGTCTCTGCGCATTGGGCTCGCGCAGGCTGGGTTGGAGGTTCGGCGACGCTGGGCAGAGTCGGGTGTCACACCTCTTCGTCTCCGTTATTCGATTCGTCATGTCCAAAACAAGAGCGCCGAGGCGCTTCGGCGGGTGGAGGCTATCGCTGTCCTAAGATTCGGCGAAGACCCGTCGGGGGAAGACCTGTACCGAATTGCACGGCAGGTGGTCCGGCGTCTTCGGCGGAGACCCATAGCGTCAGCTGGCCTCAAGGGCACCGGCTCTATTCGCCGACGCCCCAGATACGTTTGGGTCAAGCTCTTCAAGCAGGATGCGGTGCTACGAAACCTGGAGAATCCTGGGCCCGATAACCCAAATCTCGTGCTCCGCGCCGAGTGGGTCGCGAGACGCAATCGGAAGCAACCTGTCTTCGTTCGGTTTCCCACTGCCGTCGAAGGCGGATATCGGTTCGAGTACCCAGTACGGACCTTGAAGGAGAATCTCGATCTAGCTAAGGGCTCACGATAGGAGCCAAGAGCGCTCGAGCGTCAGCCACGCCTCTTTCGGGCCAGCTTGGAGCCCACGGCTTTCCTCACGAGTTCGAGGTTGTCCACCTCAGGTCCTACAACGTCCTTGAGGAACCGGTCGATCTCGCGCTGCAGGCCCTTCTTCTGGGGCAGGGCAGCGGTGTAGTAGTTGGTGTTGCCCTCTTTCTCGACCTTCAGGAAGCCCTTGGAGGCCATCCGGCTCACGAACGTGAGAATCGTCCGGTAGTCGCGGGTCTTCTTCTTGAGGTCCTCTTTCAGGATTTGCCGGACGTTGGCGCGGCCCAGCTTCCAGCAGATGCGCATGATCTCCCACTCGGAGGGGGAGAGCCGTTCTTCACCCGGTTTGGTTTTGGGTCGTGCCATCCGTTATCTCTTCGCCTTCGATCCGGTCTCCGCACGACTCGTGCATCCAGTGAAGCAGGCTGCGGGACTCTTCATCCCTTTCCTCGTATGCCGCGATCGCTAGCTCCAGAAGATCAAGGGCCTCATCGTGATGGCCCTTATCCTTCAGAAGGCGTGCTTCGAGTCTAGCAACTCCCGAGGCGATTCGCGGCCTCCCCGTCCCGTTGGCGAGGTAGCTGATTGCAGCTGTGAACTGCTGCTTGGCTACGTCGAGGCGATGGAGAAGGCGCAAGGCGTCACCGTAGTTGGCAGCCGCCTGCGCCTGCGCGTCGGCGACCCTCTCTGGCCGATAGAAGCCGGGGTCCAGATGCTCGGCTACCGTGAGTGCAAGCTCGGCCAGCTCTGTCGAAAGCTCGGGGTTGGACTCTCGGCAGCTCCTGGACTCCTCGAGAAGAAGTCGGCCGAGGCCCCAATGGTGAAACAGCTCGTCGGATCGGAGTGCCGCTAGCCGATCCTCGTGAGTCAGATTCTCTGTCATCAGGCTGGCGAAGAAGTCGTGCCTGGTCGTGAACTCTGGCCCGACGATCGGGTCGCAATGATCGAGAGCCAGGAGCCAGCGGCTCAACTCCTCGAGTGCGCCACGACAGATGCGGCACTCTCGGACCCTCCTGTAGAGATGTGAATCCAGACGCTCACTCGCCTCGTCGAAATCGAGGGCGAGACTAAACGGGGTGAAGTGCGTGTGCGTCACGTTGAGCTGCCGACCGGAAGCGATGAGACGCCGGAGTACTCCAGGAGGAGGGCACAGGTCTCGTCCAGAAGCCGGCCTGGCGCCAGGCCAAGGCCGTCTCCGAGATCCAAGATTGTGTCCAGTCCCGGTCGCCGCTGGCCGCGCTCGAGCAGGCCGACCGAGGTCCGGTCGAGGCCGGCTCTTTCGGCCAGCTTCTCCTGCGAAATGCCCGCAGCCCGCCGATGCCGCTTGAGCACGGCCCCAAATACGCGTGCGGATCGCCGGTCGGCCATAAGACCAACTCATCATGGAAGGATGATGACAACTGGTCCACGGACAGCTGTCATCATCGGCGAAGCGAAGGGCTCCCCGATTGGTGAGCCCCGTGAGAGCCGGAGGCAGCTAGCAAGGGCCTAGGAAGAACCTGCGTGAGGGCTTGGTCCGCTACCAGGCCCCCCGCTGCCGGAGCGACACCCACTTCTCTGCGGAAGCCAGTATCAAGTGATCCACGAGCCGAATCCCGATGAGGTCGCCGGCCTCAGCCATCCGGCGAGTGAAGGCCAGGTCTTCGGCGCTAGGGGAGGGATCGCCGGAGGGGTGGTTGTGGGCGAGGATGATGCCAGCGGCGTTGGTCAGGAGAGCCATCTGGAGGAGGGCGCGGGGTTCGACGGCTGCCCGGTTGAGGGTGCCGAGGTAGGCGATCTGCCAGGCGATGAGGCGGTTGCGGGTGTCGAGGTAGACGGCGCACATGGCTTCTTGTGGACGGTCGTGCAGTTGGCTGTTGAGGAACTCGGCGACGGCTTTGGGGTGGGTCAGCGAGACGTCTTCGTAGGGCGTGTCTTCTTCACGAACCAGGGCGAGGCGGTAGCGGGTGATGGTCTCCATCTTGGCGGCTTCGGCCGACTCCTGGACCCGCTCGGACTTCAGTAGCTCCATCTGCTTCTTGTTGGTCTTCCTGTTCATCTGCGTCTCCCTTCCGGCTGGTGTCGTTTGCTCCTTCACCCGAGCCAAGGAGCAATGGCTCCAGACGGAGGGCCAGACGCACGCAGTGCCGGCGTACGGCGCGAGGAGCCCCCAGCGGAGGCCGTGACAGCTCAGCTGGCGCAGCCGAGGCGGGGAGAGACGAGC
The Rhodothermales bacterium DNA segment above includes these coding regions:
- a CDS encoding helix-turn-helix transcriptional regulator; its protein translation is MADRRSARVFGAVLKRHRRAAGISQEKLAERAGLDRTSVGLLERGQRRPGLDTILDLGDGLGLAPGRLLDETCALLLEYSGVSSLPVGSST
- a CDS encoding JAB domain-containing protein translates to MNRKTNKKQMELLKSERVQESAEAAKMETITRYRLALVREEDTPYEDVSLTHPKAVAEFLNSQLHDRPQEAMCAVYLDTRNRLIAWQIAYLGTLNRAAVEPRALLQMALLTNAAGIILAHNHPSGDPSPSAEDLAFTRRMAEAGDLIGIRLVDHLILASAEKWVSLRQRGAW